One region of Primulina tabacum isolate GXHZ01 chromosome 17, ASM2559414v2, whole genome shotgun sequence genomic DNA includes:
- the LOC142531725 gene encoding zinc finger CCCH domain-containing protein 46-like — protein sequence MDTSEATKVLMSRIQSLDPENATKIIGVILIQDEGEKDIIRLAQTSDTVLLSCINQVKICLGISPSCHSSDASNAIRPKNPFSLSSSRISIPSDGFHLCNPSSPAGAFPRISPRPVSYTSAINDAYTSGDSFSGASSLSLYGDEFGEEMFSSGGARVRVHPKVHEQNDSMVDPRISPSGRSNSLILPYSEDFNSSIISPHSNHPFHRRSCSGNDDSFLANPEEEGAGSGFGWTPCMYYARGFFKNGSSCKFLHSDTGGAEGIDVGFPRPSGFDEFLRMKAIQQQRFTLMASGGHSPHGCSKRANFLNENQRSATAALMMGDSFQKINPYLRERNDSFSMGLSSIANLSSREIYLTFPADCTFKEGDVSVYFRNFGLVQDVRIPYQQKRMYGFVTFAFPETVKLILAKGNPHFVCGSRILVKPYKEKGMFPDKKHQNIELGEYAASLSPTELDLREHLDIPFGPRMLLNSQEMMPRRKMEKEAELQHAVELQGRRMMNLRPMNLKNQPQMHNFFPVSSPRRSQLTNQNILVSFNAFDQEVPGDDDSGQEAAVSQAITADDLMLTGGTKLAINNDLEGANNQEHVDEGESDISESLEYTLPDNLFASPTKFSSENRPVYFPAPDESSDPL from the exons ATGGATACATCTGAGGCTACCAAAGTGTTGATGTCAagaattcagagtttggatCCGGAAAATGCTACGAAAATCATAGGAGTTATTTTGATACAAGACGAAGGGGAGAAGGATATAATAAGATTAGCCCAGACTTCTGATACCGTTTTGTTATCTTGTATTAATCAAGTGAAGATTTGTTTGGGAATTAGTCCAAGTTGCCATTCTTCCGACGCTTCAAATGCCATAAGGCCAAAGAACCCATTTTCGCTTAGTTCATCAAGAATCTCGATACCAAGCGATGGATTCCATTTGTGCAACCCTTCTTCACCAGCGGGTGCTTTTCCAAGAATTAGCCCGAGGCCTGTCTCTTATACTTCTGCAATAAATGACGCTTACACTAGTGGTGATAGTTTTTCGGGTGCGTCGAGTTTGTCTCTGTATGGAGATGAGTTTGGTGAAGAAATGTTCAGCAGCGGTGGTGCTAGAGTGCGGGTGCACCCGAAAGTTCACGAGCAGAATGATTCCATGGTGGATCCAAGAATCAGCCCAAGTGGAAGGAGTAATTCTCTGATTCTCCCTTATTCCGAGGATTTTAACAGCAGTATTATTTCCCCTCACTCCAACCACCCATTTCACCGAAGGAGTTGTTCTGGGAATGATGATTCATTTCTTGCTAATCCTGAGGAAGAAGGTGCTGGAAGTGGATTTGGGTGGACTCCTTGCATGTACTATGCGAGGGGGTTTTTCAAGAATGGTAGTTCTTGCAAGTTCTTGCATAGTGACACTGGTGGTGCTGAAGGTATTGATGTAGGGTTTCCACGCCCTTCTGGGTTTGATGAGTTTTTGAGGATGAAGGCTATTCAGCAGCAGAGGTTCACTCTCATGGCTTCCGGAGGTCACTCTCCTCATGGATGCAGCAAGCGTGCGAACTTTCTGAATGAGAATCAGag ATCGGCTACCGCTGCGCTAATGATGGGAGAtagttttcaaaaaattaacCCGTATCTACGTGAGAGGAATGACTCTTTTTCAATGGGACTCAGTTCTATTGCAAATTTGAGCTCCCGGGAGATTTACTTAACATTTCCTGCTGACTGTACATTTAAGGAGGGGGATGTATCTGTTTACTTTCG TAATTTTGGGCTGGTGCAAGATGTTAGGATACCGTATCAACAAAAACGAATGTACGGGTTTGTCACTTTCGCCTTTCCCGAGACTGTGAAGCTCATTTTGGCAAAAGGAAACCCTCATTTTGTTTGCGGTTCTCGTATTCTCGTCAAACCTTACAAAGAGAAAGGAATGTTCCCCGACAA GAAACATCAGAACATTGAGTTAGGGGAATATGCTGCTTCTCTAAGCCCAACGGAACTTGATTTGAGAGAGCACCTCGATATCCCTTTTG GACCGAGAATGTTGCTCAATTCACAAGAGATGATGCCGAGAAGAAAAATGGAGAAGGAAGCTGAATTACAGCATGCTGTGGAACTCCAAGGAAGAAGGATGATGAATTTACGCCCAATGAACCTGAAAAATCAACCTCAAATGCATAATTTTTTTCCAGTTTCCTCTCCAAGACGGTCCCAGTTGACAAATCAGAATATCCTTGTTTCTTTTAACGCATTTGATCAAGAGGTCCCCGGAG ATGATGATAGTGGCCAAGAAGCAGCTGTATCTCAAGCCATTACAGCTGATGATTTGATGTTGACAGGAGGAACTAAATTGGCAATTAACAATGATCTTGAAGGTGCCAATAACCAAGAACATGTAGACGAAGGTGAATCTGATATATCTGAAAG CTTAGAGTACACTCTTCCTGATAACTTATTTGCTTCGCCTACAAAATTCTCTTCAGAAAACCGACCAGTTTACTTCCCTGCTCCAGATGAATCCTCTGACCCTCTATAG